Part of the Pseudomonas baltica genome is shown below.
CAGTCGCCCTGCTGGCGGCGGATTCAACGAATGAAGGAGGAGGGCGTGATTCGCGCCCAGGTGACCTTGCTTGATCGCAAGAAGATCGGCCTCAACACGCAGATTTTCGCGGAGGTGAAACTCAACGCTCACGGGCGCTCCAATTTTACCGAGTTCACCGAAGCGATTCGCGGCTTCCCGGAGGTGCTGGAGTGTTATGTGCTGATGGGGGCGGTGGATTTTCTGTTACGGATCGTGACTCCGGACATTGAAGCCTACGAGCGGTTCTTTTTCGAGAAACTGTCGATGGTGCCGGGGATTCAGGAGGTCAACTCGACAGTGGCCTTGTCAGAGATCAAGTCCACCACGAGTCTGCCGGTGCTGCGCCCTGTGTAGCGAGGGGGCAAGCCCTCCTTCGCTACACCGGTGCTGACTTTATTTGCGGACCAGTTGTTTCCAGGCCCGAGTCTGGGACACGGCCAGGGCCTGGTGGACGCGGGCGTCGAGGACTTCGTCGCTGATTTGCTGGGTGGCCAGCGCCTGCAACTTGTTCAGGTCGCCGTACAGGCGATCCAGCTCAGGCACGTCCAGCACGCCACGCGCATGGTGCATCCAGGCCTGAATGCGCTCGATACGCGGCAGCTGTTCGGCCAGGTCCTCGGGCTGTTGCTGGTAGCGCTGCAGTTGCAAGGCAGCGCCTTCTTCGGCAATGAAATGCGCCAGCCAGTTGGCCAGTTGCGCGGCGCCTTGGCGATTGCCGCGATTGTTGCGCTCGACGGTCCAGGCGCATGCTAGCAGCCAGCGCGAGGTGTTCAGCGAGAACAGGCCCCAGCGTGGGTCTTGCAGCTCTTCGGCGAACTGCTCGGGCGCGGCGCGGCGCACGTCTTCGTCTTCCTGGCCGGCTTCCACCAATGGGCGCCAGTCTTCGAGCAGCAGGTCAAGGGCGCTGCGCAGTTCGCTGGAGGTGGCGCGCGGCGCCGCCTGGCCGAGGCTGCCCAGCAATGCACGCAGTTCGATCAATTGCGTGACCCAATCCTGCAGCAGGCGCCAATGGCCGTTGAAACGGTATTGCTCGGCCAGGCGCTGGCTGCTCGCCAATAGGTGCCAAGCGAGGCCGGTAAAGGCGTCGTCCAGCGAAGTTTCGGCGCTCAGCTCTGGCGCGGGCAGGCTCAAGGCATAGCTGTTGGCATCGAACAGACGATATCCACGCTCAGCCTTGCTGATGTCGCAGGGCATCAGCGGCAGGGTCGCGGCCAGCTCGGCGGCCAATTCCAGCAGGGCGGCGGGCTCGCCCTCGCGCAGTTCCAGTTCCAGTTCGCAGATTTCTTCCGACTGCTTGCCGACGATGACCTTGCCCAGATCCAGGGCGGCCTCGATCACGACTTTGCTCTTGCCTCGGCCCCAGGCGATTTCAGCGCGCTCGCGGACGAAATCGGTGGTGAATACCGGCTTGATGGTTTTTTTGTCCAGCTCGGCCAGCTGCGCCGGCCAGCATTCGTCATCGAGTTTTTTCAGGTCCAGCTTGGCCTTGGCCAGTTTCCAGTCGTATTCGTTACGCTCCGACAGCCCGGCAACGCTTTGGCCGCGGGTCTTGAGGGTCTGGATGAACTCGTCGCCGTCACGGCGCAGGCGCAGGGCAACCTTGGCCCCGGCAAGGTCACGCTCGGGTGTATCGAAGTACTGGTTGAACAGTTCGCGGCGTTCCCAGCCACTTTTGTTGCGCTTTTTCAGCAGCGGGTGCTCGCGCAAGGCGATGAGAGTTTCGCGGCTGACGCGCAGTTTGATTTCGGTTTCTTTTTGCATGGCGGGAAAATCCAGGCGCTGGCGTAATGCCGCGCAGACGCTAAATAAAGGAGCTGCTATGGCCGAGCAGTGTACAGGAGTGTTGCGCTGACGGTTTATTCTCGACGTCAGATGGCTCTATGATGGGCTTCGCCCTGGGAGAATGCGCATGCCTTTGCCGTCCATGAAAGACCAGTTTGCCGCCCTGATCGCGGTGCCATCGGTGAGCTGTACGCAGCCGAACCTCGATCTGTCCAACCGCCCGGTGATCGATCTGCTGGCCGGCTGGTTGGGGGACCTGGGCTTCGCCTGCGATATCCAGCAGGTCTCTCCCGGCAAGTTCAATCTGCTGGCCACTTACGGCAGCGGCCCAGGCGGGCTGGTGCTGGCCGGCCACAGCGACACCGTACCCTTCGACGAAAAACTGTGGCAGACCGATCCGCTCAAGCTCACTGAGGTGGACGGGCGCTGGGTCGGCCTGGGCAGCTGTGACATGAAAGGGTTTTTCGCGCTGGCGATCGAGGCAGTAAAGCCGCTGCTCGATCAACCCTTCAAGCAGCCGCTGCTGATTCTCGCCACGTGCGATGAAGAGAGCTCGATGTCCGGTGCGCGTGCCTTGGCCGAAGCCGGGCGTCCGCTAGGGCGTGCAGCAGTGATCGGCGAGCCGACCGGGCTCAAGCCGATTCGCCTGCACAAGGGCGTGATGATGGAGCGCATCGATATCCTTGGCCAGAGTGGCCATTCTTCTGATCCGAGCCTGGGCCACAGCGCGCTCGAGGCCATGCACGAGGCTATCTCCGAGCTCAAGGGCTTGCGCCAGCAATGGCAGCGTGAATATCGCAATCCGCAATTCAGCGTGCCGCAACCGACCCTCAACTTCGGTTGCATTCACGGCGGTGACAACCCCAATCGCATCTGCGGGCAATGCTCGCT
Proteins encoded:
- a CDS encoding Lrp/AsnC family transcriptional regulator produces the protein MQSELDNYDRKILALLQEDASLSSAQIAEQVGLSQSPCWRRIQRMKEEGVIRAQVTLLDRKKIGLNTQIFAEVKLNAHGRSNFTEFTEAIRGFPEVLECYVLMGAVDFLLRIVTPDIEAYERFFFEKLSMVPGIQEVNSTVALSEIKSTTSLPVLRPV
- a CDS encoding CYTH domain-containing protein, encoding MQKETEIKLRVSRETLIALREHPLLKKRNKSGWERRELFNQYFDTPERDLAGAKVALRLRRDGDEFIQTLKTRGQSVAGLSERNEYDWKLAKAKLDLKKLDDECWPAQLAELDKKTIKPVFTTDFVRERAEIAWGRGKSKVVIEAALDLGKVIVGKQSEEICELELELREGEPAALLELAAELAATLPLMPCDISKAERGYRLFDANSYALSLPAPELSAETSLDDAFTGLAWHLLASSQRLAEQYRFNGHWRLLQDWVTQLIELRALLGSLGQAAPRATSSELRSALDLLLEDWRPLVEAGQEDEDVRRAAPEQFAEELQDPRWGLFSLNTSRWLLACAWTVERNNRGNRQGAAQLANWLAHFIAEEGAALQLQRYQQQPEDLAEQLPRIERIQAWMHHARGVLDVPELDRLYGDLNKLQALATQQISDEVLDARVHQALAVSQTRAWKQLVRK
- the argE gene encoding acetylornithine deacetylase translates to MPLPSMKDQFAALIAVPSVSCTQPNLDLSNRPVIDLLAGWLGDLGFACDIQQVSPGKFNLLATYGSGPGGLVLAGHSDTVPFDEKLWQTDPLKLTEVDGRWVGLGSCDMKGFFALAIEAVKPLLDQPFKQPLLILATCDEESSMSGARALAEAGRPLGRAAVIGEPTGLKPIRLHKGVMMERIDILGQSGHSSDPSLGHSALEAMHEAISELKGLRQQWQREYRNPQFSVPQPTLNFGCIHGGDNPNRICGQCSLEFDLRPLPGMDPEVLRAAIRQKLVPLAEQHQVKIDYKPLFPEVPPFEQLADAELVRVAERLTGHTAAAVAFGTEAPYFQRLGCETLVLGPGDIACAHQPGEYLEMSRLQPTVRLLQQLVEHYCLASVSE